The Ananas comosus cultivar F153 linkage group 2, ASM154086v1, whole genome shotgun sequence genome contains a region encoding:
- the LOC109724676 gene encoding syntaxin-121-like, with product MNNLFSSSWRRGDDLESGGGGGGGGVEMGASGASLDRFFEDVEGIKEELREVERIQRRLQEANEAGKTLHEAAAVRGLRARMDADVAQALKKAKVIKLRLEALDRANAANRSAPGCGPGSSTDRTRTSVVAGLRKKLRDSMEAFAELRKRVAGEYRETVRRRYYTVTGEEADEATVEALAATGEGERFLQRAIEEQGRGRVVDVIAEIQERHGAVAELERSLLELQQVFLDMAVLVEAQGEQLDDIENHVGRAKSFVDRGREQLQVARTHQKSTRKWTCFAIILLLIIILVIVLPIVLTTTKNNK from the coding sequence ATGAACAACCTGTTCTCGTCGTCGTGGAGGCGCGGCGACGACCTGGAATccgggggagggggagggggagggggagtggaGATGGGGGCGAGCGGGGCGAGCTTGGACAGGTTCTTCGAGGACGTGGAGGGGATAAAGGAGGAGCTGCGGGAGGTGGAGCGGATCCAGCGGCGGCTGCAGGAGGCGAACGAGGCCGGGAAGACGCTGcacgaggcggcggcggtgcgggGGCTGCGGGCGCGGATGGACGCGGACGTGGCGCAGGCGCTGAAGAAGGCGAAGGTCATCAAGCTCCGCCTCGAGGCGCTCGACCGCGCCAACGCCGCCAACCGCTCCGCCCCGGGCTGCGGGCCCGGCAGCTCCACGGACCGCACGCGCACCTCCGTGGTGGCCGGGCTCCGCAAGAAGCTGAGGGACTCGATGGAGGCGTTCGCGGAGCTCCGGAAGCGGGTGGCCGGGGAGTACCGGGAGACGGTGCGGCGGCGGTACTACACAGTGACCGGGGAGGAGGCGGACGAGGCGACGGTGGAGGCGCTGGCGGCGACGGGGGAGGGGGAGCGGTTCCTGCAGCGGGCGATCGAGGAGCAGGGGCGGGGGAGGGTGGTGGACGTGATCGCGGAGATACAGGAGCGGCACGGGGCGGTGGCGGAGCTGGAGCGGAGCCTGCTGGAGCTGCAGCAGGTGTTCCTCGACATGGCCGTGCTCGTCGAGGCGCAGGGCGAGCAGCTCGACGACATCGAGAACCACGTCGGCCGGGCCAAGTCCTTCGTCGACCGCGGCCGCGAGCAGCTGCAGGTCGCCCGCACGCACCAGAAGAGCACCCGCAAGTGGACCTGCTTCGCCatcatcctcctcctcatcatcatcctcGTTATCGTCCTGCCCATCGTTCTCACCACCACCAAGAACAACAAatag